A genomic window from Euleptes europaea isolate rEulEur1 chromosome 9, rEulEur1.hap1, whole genome shotgun sequence includes:
- the LOC130482973 gene encoding proteasome activator complex subunit 3-like: protein MSPTPANRSGGRAQGSMNDAILKVDPEVKHKVDSFREKITGEAEALVAHFFPKKLLELDALLKDPILNIRDLTQIHSDMNIPVPDAILFANSHDGLVGPGMKKRKLEDREEIFQGIKLFVLPDGLLKSNRRLVDIIETVKPEIRLLIEKCNTVKMWVELLTPKVEHGDNFGVEVQEKTLVDLDNVMKEATSSLGQIAEYFPARAELVSKVAKYPHVEDYRRSVTETDEQGFTSLWLAVLNLRNHYGTLHDMILKNIEKIKRPRNNHAETLY from the coding sequence ATGTCGCCCACTCCAGCGAATCGGTCAGGTGGTCGCGCGCAAGGGAGCATGAATGACGCCATCCTCAAGGTGGACCCAGAGGTGAAGCACAAGGTCGACTCTTTCAGAGAGAAGATCACTGGCGAAGCCGAGGCGCTAGTagcacattttttccccaagaaGCTTTTAGAACTCGATGCTCTCCTCAAGGATCCCATTCTGAACATTCGCGACCTAACCCAAATCCACTCGGACATGAACATTCCCGTTCCTGATGCAATCCTGTTTGCAAACAGCCACGATGGGCTGGTCGGGCCCGGTATGAAAAAGAGGAAGCTGGAGGACCGGGAGGAGATTTTCCAGGGTATCAAACTCTTTGTCCTGCCTGACGGGTTGCTGAAAAGCAACCGGCGGCTGGTGGACATCATCGAGACGGTGAAACCCGAGATCCGGCTACTGATTGAGAAGTGCAACACCGTCAAAATGTGGGTGGAGCTGCTGACCCCCAAGGTTGAGCACGGCGACAATTTTGGTGTTGAGGTTCAGGAAAAGACTTTAGTCGACCTCGATAACGTGATGAAGGAGGCAACCTCGTCCCTGGGCCAGATCGCTGAGTACTTCCCCGCAAGGGCAgagctggtctctaaggtggcaAAATACCCCCACGTGGAAGATTATCGCCGCTCGGTGACAGAGACGGATGAACAGGGATTCACCAGCCTGTGGCTCGCCGTATTGAACCTGAGGAATCACTATGGGACTCTGCATGACATGATCCTGAAGAACATTGAAAAGATCAAGCGGCCCCGAAACAACCATGCAGAAACCCTCTACTGA